The genomic DNA CTCGCACTAAacttcaacaacaacacaaaattgTAGATGAAAACATATTTGAAGGTAAGCacttcaacaacaacacaaaatagcagatgaaaacacatgaaacataaaGAACAAAAATGCAGTGAATCTGTCTTGTACTAAATTATTgaatgctcttttttttcagactggCAGGGTATAGTTGAAAGAGAGAGGTTTGCAGATGCAGTGCTAATTTGTACTCCAGACCGCCTTCATAAGGTAAACATACATattctgtatatatgtgtaactctttaaaaaatatttttaaaccaGTTTGTGTTCCCTAGGAACCTGCGGTGGCCTTTGCAAAGAAGGGTTACCACATTCTGCTGGAAAAACCAATGGCAGTGAGTGTTTAGTTAATAAACATGAACCACCTTAACATAAAGCATAACTTTAATAATCTTCATTTGTGTGTTAATAATCCTACCAATTAAttcttttacagttatttgtttgttagtttgttaTTCTgtactttgattaaaaaaaatcctttcatttcagattacagtacagtatatggcTTTCAAGGACATTGCAAACTTTATAAAAGAAACAGTTTTGTCAGTATTTgaaatatgaaaacattttctctttcttttccttttctatgATTGCATTTGTGTGACACTCATGCCCGCCTTGCACACCAATGTGTTCACATGACTCTAGACAACTGCTGAAGACTGCAAAGCGATTGTGGAGGCTTGCACTCAGGGTGGCGCGATGCTATCAGTGGGTCATGTTCTTCGGTATGATCCTGTCATCCACAAAATAAAGGTGAACATTTCTTCACCAGGCACGGGTCACAGTTTTGACACTATAGATGTAAAATGTGGTACCTTTTAATAAAGGGTTCTAATAAGATATAGTGAAGTAGGGTGCAGCATATTTTTGGTTGTTTGATTTACAGAACAGAAACTATTTCTCACACAAATTGCAAGTGGTGAAGAAAATCACAAAGTCCAACTTGTTTTTCCTTCTAGGAGCTGATAGATGCCGGAGTCATAGGTGATGTGATACACATTCAGCACCTTGAGCCGGTACGAATTTGAATAGAAtagtaataaaacaaacatcCTCAGGGCTCATCATTAAACCCattctttaaacagtaaaataatttatgttttttctttctttttttaatcaaggcaTACCTGTTACAGATTAGACTTGTCAAACCTCTTGTTCCAGGTTGGGTTTTACCACTTTGCTCACTCATTTGTTCGGGGGAACTGGAGGAATGAAGCTGAGAGCTCTTTTGCTCTTTTGGCTAAATCGTGCCATGACATTGACCTAATACATCACTGGGCTGGAGCACGCAGGTAAAGCATCAGGCAACCAGCAATGATCAACTCCAAGCTTGTCTGATGTTCCGAAGTAAGATGCATTTAACACTTTTGTTAGACCACAGTCTCTGTGTTTTCAGGTGCACAAGGTTGTTTTCTGTGAGGCTGTTCTGTTTCCTAAGGATAATAATTaactttcctgtttttacttaACAGGTGTGTGAAAGTGTCATCATTTGGATCTGTCAGCCActtcagaaaagaaaacaaggtctGCAGTCTCTTCACAGCCTAATCACTATCATAAAGaaaactagaagggcactcgcAATGTTAACGAaagtcaaaaaataatttgtgtatccaCCCCGTAATTTGGATCAATTCAAAATTGAGTTTTCCCTTGGCCAACGCAACACCCTTCCACCACGTTTCATGAatttttgacaaacaaacagGCCGAAAATATAACCACCTTGGCGGAGGTAACCAGTAGCCACTGCAGAAATAAACtatttttgtgattatttttgtgACCGCAGATAATATCACACTTAAATCCTTTTCAACTTTGCAaagtggtgtgtctgtgtcattAAGTTGTATTATATCCCTGACAGTTCTCAGCATTATTGGAAACAGAATGTCTATACTAAGCATATAAAACGTTTTTCTCATTATTTGTCAGCCAACAGGTGCTGGAAATCGCTGCCTGGATTGTTCAGTAGAAAGAGACTGTCCATACTCGGCATGCAAAATCTACCTGGATAGAGTGAAACGGGTTAAGATTTCAACCAATTATCTATTATACTTTACCATCTGTAAACATGACACTTGCTGTAGATgattttatattcattatattttattattactgtatgtgtgtgtgtgtgtgtatgtttatgtatgtactgtgtgtgcgcTAGGGTCACACTGGCTGGCCTGTATCAGTCATATGTCCAAGCTCGTTCCCAGACATCGAGTCAGTAACTGAGGCCCTGAGGACTGGACCATATGGCCGCTGTGTCTACGAATGTGACAATGATGTCTGCAGTAACCAGGTCAGAAAACACTGTAACACACCTTAAGGCATGGCTCCACATCTCCATGGCTCAACATACTGTGCTATTCCTGTGTAACCCATTAGGCTTCATTGCTGCTTAGATAAAACTTCATCATTTCAGCATATATTTTTAGACTGCTGCTAATTCCCTAATGTATCGTCCTGTTTATCTGTTCTGTTTGCCCAGGTTGTTAACATGGAGTTTGAAGGGGGTCTGACGGCAGCCTTTTCCATGGTGGCGTTTACTGAGGAGATGTGCAAGCGGAAAACAACCATCTATGGCAGCAAGGTGAGAGTGGAAGGAATGTgcattgtaaaaaagaaaaaggaaagaaatgctAAAACTGAAGATACAAGAAGTGCTACCAAGAAAGGAAGCCAGCAGGAAAAATATACAGCCACTGGCATATACAGCTACTGGctcacaaaaaaatcaaagtaattctacctttaaaaaaagtatttatacaTTGTAGAGTTGTAGACAGAAAAGGGTGAAAAATCAAATAGTAGTGTCCCTACTGTATCATGGTTTGTCTAGCTCTAACTGCTTCTGAGATGGATGCTTCAGTTAAATACAACCTATATAATGAACTGTGTCTTTACAGGGGGAGCTGTCATGTGACAGCCATGAGGTACACGTGTTTGACTTTCTGACCCaaagatccacaaaacacacagcacgCAATGACGCCCCAAGGCAGTTTGGCATAAGTGGACATGGTGGAGCAGACTACCACCTTATGGATGCCTTTATTTCTGCTGTGGCAGTAAGTGCTTATAAATACTTTTATTGTATATTGTCAATGCatagtttcctgttttattttcccTATGGCCAACTCCAGAATAAACTAAATTGGTTGTTGAACAGCGTTAATTTATTTGAATCTTTGccttagaccaggggtcttcaacagggggtccgcaacccctagggggtccgcggaggtactgcatgggggttgcgaaagttttggttgattagactattttttatatccccccccccctgcaatattttccactaattgaaatgtctttaaatacacattaacatgaattcaacacactgtagtaaacagataaatggaggcagaagatgtctttcagtcatcaatgcacacatggcactataggaccagtttgatataacacaattttatacaatatatatataattagggggtccccgctccatctcgccatcagtttgggggtccttggcctggaaaacgttgaagacccctgccttaGACTGAATGTTGACCTGTACTTGCAGCTGTTTACCCAGATTAAGAATATTCACTGTATTTACATGTTTGTACTTATGTACAAGGCACTTGGAAACACTGACTATGATGGTTaattagctgtgtgtgtgtgtgtgtgtgtgtagacaaaCAATCCATCCCTGATCCGTGCGGGTCCTAAGGAGACGCTGCTGAGCCATTTGCTggtgtttgaagctgagcgctcACGACTGGAGAGCAGGGTGATATACTGTGGTGACACTGGCCAGAGCTAGACGACTGAAAAACACATTGACATTAAACTGATCTCACCCTAAACATCAAACACTATAATAAAATGGATGATGAGACTCTTCTTGCTTCTACTATCACCTGAATGGAGGGCAAAATTGTGTAATGAGGATGATTATTTAGTGTggattgcttgtgtgtgtgtgatgagcgATTCAGTCTGttaagttaaagttaaaattaGAAGTACTATGATGCCAAGAACTTGATTATTGTTAGTAAGCAAAATTTATATTGTTATAATTTCtagtaaaaatgtgaaaatctgTGTAATTTAAATTGTCTTTGAATCATTGTTTGGGCTTAATGTCATTCCCACCTGTGTCAGTGTGCAGAATACATTTCAAGATATTCATGAATGCCGACCAGTTTGTTGAGAGTTTATCTGTCACCCTGAGCAGCTTCTTGAAATGCTCAGGggttaaatataaaaaacaacaactgagtTATAGAGAGAATACATTAAATAACTGAAATATATTAATTGATATACCATTGAATTAAGTAAGTAACACTGGCTGTGCACATTAATGAATAATATGCATAAATATACCATTAGCTCTCACATTAAATCAAGCAGGTTATTCCCTGTTGAATACCTGACACATTGAACCTTCACATGCCCGTCTAAACATTCATAAAGCCTAATAAAGCTTTTAGAAATCTAAAAGCTCAGTACAGACTTGTTTCCAGTGGCTTAGTGTGCAGTAGCTTATGGCAGCTCCAAGGAGCAGCATTTCCTGGAAACATCAGGTCAATCTGTCTTCTTTTTCCTCTGAATCTGAGGGATacataatgaaaaaaacaaacttttctgTAATGTCTGCCAAGGCATATAGTAAATCTCATGAAATAAGCTGCAGAGGTTCCCATACTGGGAGGCGCAGGAGTTATAACggttatatttatataaatttaaataaataatgcatggTTCGGCTGCACTGCTAGAAAATCATCAGCAAGTTTGTGAAAGGACTGCTAGgtcagactgatctcatgaaatggcgtatgtatgacacgccaattcaTATGGCATTATTGGCGTATTATCAAGAGGCATACTtgctttttagcgtgtttacCAGCGCCCTTTGGCCTCAATTAAACCAACCgtcggtttctttttttttgctaaagcCAACCCTGTTCTTCTTTAACCTTAACCCAACCCGCGTGTCACGTTTTGTAAACTTAACCGTCGCTTTCTTCTTGCAATAACGTGGCACGTGGTGTGTATGTTTACGCTGTATACAACGTAGACATACACACGGATAGCTCAAAATGTGTATGGATAACACggcacttggcttaagaaagtcagCGTGCATGTTTACGCAAAGtcctgatgtcatgttgcccgGGTAAATGTAAGACAGACGATGAAGCTACACCAATGCCACAACTACCAAAACAAAGGCAAGAAAactgtagatatttttaaataaatttgaagAAATTGAAAATCTTTTCAGTTATACTCACCTTCATATTGACCAGTTTCAGGAGATCATGTCTACTCACTGGCTCCTTTGCAACCAGCAGCAGTGACTCCACCATGTCCGGGTCATCACTGAGGAATCACAGAGATTGCATCTTCAtatgtgcagttttttttcaagtgtaCAAGGTTGATTAATGAGTAGGGTATTGCTAAAAgtctgtttatgattttttatacTATATCATTGATCTTTGAACATCATGTCTGATACCTGCACACTTgtcaagatttaaaaaaacacctacGCAAGTGCAGGGATCGCAGAAGCAGTGGTGAAGTTTACAGCTGGGGGGGTCATTCCCAGGAGCTGCCCAGCAATGGCACTGAGGCTTTCAATGTCCTGGAGGTGAGAAAGTTTAATAATATGCTATAGCAGCAACtggcattttaaaaagtttctaGGCTCCCATGttccattttaaatttttttctcacaaatgtGAGGTTGCAAAAAGACCCCGATGGTTTTGGGAATTTTAGAAAACTGCACCAGAGAGCATGGTAGTGTGAGGTTGTAGCT from Etheostoma spectabile isolate EspeVRDwgs_2016 chromosome 7, UIUC_Espe_1.0, whole genome shotgun sequence includes the following:
- the zgc:154075 gene encoding putative oxidoreductase YteT; the protein is MTSPVRVIVVGAGSRGEIYSQYASIHPDRVKVIGVADPRKFARTKLQQQHKIVDENIFEDWQGIVERERFADAVLICTPDRLHKEPAVAFAKKGYHILLEKPMATTAEDCKAIVEACTQGGAMLSVGHVLRYDPVIHKIKELIDAGVIGDVIHIQHLEPVGFYHFAHSFVRGNWRNEAESSFALLAKSCHDIDLIHHWAGARRCVKVSSFGSVSHFRKENKPTGAGNRCLDCSVERDCPYSACKIYLDRVKRGHTGWPVSVICPSSFPDIESVTEALRTGPYGRCVYECDNDVCSNQVVNMEFEGGLTAAFSMVAFTEEMCKRKTTIYGSKGELSCDSHEVHVFDFLTQRSTKHTARNDAPRQFGISGHGGADYHLMDAFISAVATNNPSLIRAGPKETLLSHLLVFEAERSRLESRVIYCGDTGQS